From the genome of Gemmatimonas phototrophica, one region includes:
- a CDS encoding DUF6524 family protein: protein MANGPGFGGIAARTVAALVLVFATYNPERWSYFHWAVAPLRSGEPTAGPASLKFLLGLALLGGWAIFLNATRRSIGLGGALLVLAMSGGLVWLLIDFGVVSAGSARGISYVVLVCTALLLAVGMNWSHLSRKLSGQVDIDPTD, encoded by the coding sequence ATGGCTAATGGCCCAGGATTTGGCGGCATCGCGGCGCGCACAGTTGCCGCGCTCGTGCTCGTGTTCGCGACCTACAACCCCGAGCGCTGGTCGTATTTCCACTGGGCTGTCGCGCCGCTGCGTAGCGGAGAACCCACCGCCGGACCGGCCTCGCTCAAGTTCCTGTTGGGGCTCGCGCTGCTGGGGGGGTGGGCCATCTTCCTCAACGCCACCCGTCGTTCCATTGGACTCGGGGGCGCCTTGCTCGTGCTCGCGATGTCCGGAGGGCTGGTCTGGTTGCTCATCGACTTTGGCGTCGTGAGCGCCGGGTCCGCGCGGGGCATCAGCTACGTGGTGCTGGTGTGCACGGCGCTGTTGCTCGCCGTGGGGATGAACTGGTCGCACCTGTCCCGCAAGCTGAGTGGACAGGTAGACATCGACCCCACCGACTGA
- a CDS encoding TlpA family protein disulfide reductase: MSFSRTLKHTAAAVAVALALPVVGVQQVQAQVGGIAVGSMAPTAMTVPTLDNTSFDFAGVVGKQPVVMEFWATWCPLCRKLEPAMEAAKAKYGNRISFIHVGVPENQSAERQKAYVQQKGLKGMFLFDQDNKVSKAYQVPHTSFIVVLDAKGAVVYTGVGAEQDVDAAIRRALPNS, translated from the coding sequence ATGTCGTTCTCTCGAACACTGAAGCACACCGCCGCTGCCGTTGCCGTGGCCCTCGCGCTCCCCGTGGTCGGCGTACAACAGGTGCAGGCGCAGGTTGGTGGCATTGCCGTGGGGTCCATGGCGCCGACCGCCATGACGGTCCCCACGTTGGACAATACGTCGTTCGACTTTGCCGGGGTGGTGGGCAAGCAACCGGTCGTCATGGAGTTTTGGGCCACCTGGTGCCCGCTCTGTCGCAAGCTGGAGCCGGCCATGGAAGCGGCCAAGGCCAAGTATGGCAACCGCATTTCGTTCATTCATGTGGGCGTCCCCGAGAATCAGTCGGCCGAGCGTCAGAAGGCGTATGTGCAGCAGAAGGGACTCAAGGGCATGTTTCTGTTTGATCAGGACAACAAGGTGAGCAAGGCGTATCAGGTTCCGCATACCTCATTCATCGTCGTTCTCGATGCCAAGGGTGCGGTGGTGTACACTGGTGTTGGTGCCGAGCAGGACGTGGATGCCGCCATTCGCAGAGCGCTGCCCAATTCATGA
- a CDS encoding DUF4126 domain-containing protein: MELFPVTAEALLGIAVGFGLAAAAGFRVFVPLLAAAIAAKTGVLTLSPGFSWLATTPALAALGTATVLEVGAYSVPWLDQLLDIIATPAAMLAGMLAAASVVVDLPPVLKWGAVLLAGGAAGVTQGATVFTRFKSTTLTGGVGNPVVSTAELVAAVATSALAIFVPVLTLVAVLLLFVFFTRRVHGIFFGRRAARVAGVAAGGPPKVPRGP; the protein is encoded by the coding sequence ATGGAGCTGTTCCCTGTGACTGCCGAGGCCCTCTTGGGCATTGCTGTGGGCTTCGGGCTGGCCGCCGCGGCGGGTTTCCGCGTGTTCGTCCCGTTGCTGGCCGCCGCGATTGCTGCCAAGACGGGGGTGCTGACGCTTTCCCCAGGATTCAGCTGGCTGGCCACCACCCCGGCGCTCGCGGCGCTGGGCACGGCCACGGTGCTGGAAGTGGGCGCCTATTCTGTACCGTGGCTCGACCAGCTGCTGGATATCATCGCCACGCCGGCGGCCATGCTGGCCGGCATGCTGGCCGCGGCGAGCGTGGTGGTGGATTTGCCGCCCGTGCTCAAGTGGGGCGCGGTCTTGCTGGCCGGTGGCGCGGCCGGCGTCACGCAGGGGGCCACGGTGTTCACCCGCTTCAAGAGCACCACGCTCACCGGTGGCGTAGGCAACCCGGTGGTGAGTACGGCAGAACTGGTTGCCGCCGTGGCAACGAGTGCCTTGGCGATATTCGTGCCCGTGCTCACACTGGTCGCGGTACTGCTGCTCTTCGTCTTCTTCACGCGTCGAGTGCACGGCATCTTCTTTGGCCGCCGCGCCGCGCGAGTGGCCGGCGTTGCCGCGGGCGGGCCGCCGAAAGTGCCACGTGGGCCGTGA
- a CDS encoding UvrB/UvrC motif-containing protein produces the protein MSLEPAPRLHTKPPQTTPAHRKQLRALVRAGVENRPGVYRMLGPTGTVIYVGQSRVLRTRLLSYFRATGRRNKAARILRHAFQIEWEYTNTEFGALLRELRLIKQYRPHFNTMMVMDEWPRAYVALTGGTVPGLRVVARSDDPGAVALFGPFRRVAHLREAVRALAEATGLRDCTLEDTVRGSGSQRGSALWFSDDPATRPKAVPRSRAPGCLRHDLGTCAGPCIGQGQSAAYRTAALTLREFLDGRSDGPVQQLEQAMQQAAAELAFEKAGILRDRLALVRWLHERVQHFHANVDRLTFRYHAVGHADAEWVYLIRRGTVRAEVRAPRTAEEQEAFEALVTRIYDGTDPTGADIPTHDLDEFYLVASWFRRRAEEKKRTRHAHTRR, from the coding sequence ATGAGTTTGGAGCCCGCACCCCGGTTACATACGAAGCCGCCGCAAACCACGCCTGCGCATCGCAAGCAGTTGCGCGCGCTCGTGCGGGCCGGGGTGGAGAACAGGCCCGGGGTGTACCGCATGCTTGGCCCCACCGGCACCGTGATTTATGTGGGGCAGTCGCGCGTATTGCGCACCAGACTGCTCAGTTACTTCCGGGCCACCGGACGCCGCAACAAAGCCGCGCGCATTTTGCGGCACGCGTTCCAGATCGAGTGGGAGTACACCAACACCGAGTTTGGAGCGCTGCTGCGCGAACTGCGGCTCATCAAGCAGTACCGGCCCCACTTCAACACCATGATGGTCATGGACGAGTGGCCGCGAGCCTACGTAGCGCTCACCGGCGGCACCGTGCCCGGGCTGCGTGTGGTGGCCCGCTCCGACGACCCCGGCGCCGTGGCGCTCTTTGGTCCCTTCCGTCGCGTGGCCCATTTGCGTGAGGCCGTGCGTGCGCTCGCCGAAGCCACTGGCCTTCGCGACTGCACGCTCGAGGATACCGTGCGCGGCAGTGGCAGTCAGCGCGGCAGCGCGCTCTGGTTCAGCGACGATCCCGCCACCCGACCCAAAGCTGTGCCCCGTTCGCGTGCCCCCGGCTGCTTGCGCCACGACCTCGGCACCTGCGCCGGCCCCTGCATTGGCCAGGGACAGTCGGCAGCGTACCGCACCGCTGCGCTCACCCTGCGCGAATTTCTGGACGGGCGCAGCGACGGGCCGGTACAGCAGCTCGAGCAGGCCATGCAGCAGGCGGCCGCCGAGCTCGCCTTTGAAAAGGCCGGCATTCTGCGCGATCGGTTGGCCCTCGTGCGCTGGCTGCATGAGCGCGTGCAGCACTTTCACGCCAACGTGGACCGGCTCACCTTCCGCTATCACGCGGTGGGACACGCCGACGCCGAATGGGTATATCTCATTCGACGCGGCACCGTGCGCGCTGAAGTACGGGCGCCGCGCACCGCTGAGGAGCAGGAAGCGTTCGAAGCGCTGGTGACGCGCATTTACGACGGCACCGATCCCACCGGCGCCGACATTCCCACGCACGACCTCGACGAGTTCTATCTCGTGGCCAGCTGGTTCCGCCGGCGCGCCGAAGAAAAGAAACGGACCCGCCATGCGCATACTCGTCGTTGA
- a CDS encoding cryptochrome/photolyase family protein, whose amino-acid sequence MTATTLAFVAPWECSRAVANIPREPREDVVVVLLESVAKGASLPWHRQKLVLILSAMRHFAASLEKAGHRVVLRKAPTYAEGLATLAQEFGATRVVATEGREQDMVDELERARTQLDALGVSLVLREDRGFLATREEFATWARGRKEHRMEWFYREMRRKHNILMEPDGTPSGGDWNFDADNRKPWPKGREVPPLWRTEPDAITREQMERVRGWSNRWGTVDTFALPVSRADAKAWLERFIVERLPEFGPYEDALVHGAPDLLHSSLSSLINVGLLHPLEVVKRAERAYREGHVPIASAEGFIRQILGWREYIRGMYWHLMPGLRTANALNAPLPLPQWFWAPDGEAYNGTTGGACEMRCLSDTIRQVRDYGRTHHIGRLMVQCNFATMLGVQPAALSRWFWAGFTDAYEWVELPNVAGMGTWGDGGALASKPYVASGAYVNRMSNYCGGCRYNVKQRTGPDACPMNFLYWDFMDRHRERFAKHPRMRMMTKHLDGMDADELVQIRTQAQQFRESLSYDG is encoded by the coding sequence GTGACAGCAACGACACTGGCGTTTGTAGCGCCCTGGGAATGTTCTCGCGCGGTGGCCAATATCCCGCGTGAGCCACGCGAAGATGTGGTCGTGGTGCTCCTCGAGTCGGTCGCCAAGGGCGCCTCGCTGCCGTGGCACCGGCAGAAGCTGGTGCTCATTCTCTCCGCCATGCGCCACTTTGCGGCGTCGCTGGAGAAGGCCGGCCACCGCGTGGTGCTTCGCAAGGCGCCCACCTATGCCGAGGGGCTGGCCACGCTGGCGCAGGAGTTTGGCGCCACGCGCGTGGTGGCCACCGAAGGGCGCGAGCAGGATATGGTGGACGAGCTCGAGCGCGCACGCACGCAACTCGACGCGCTGGGGGTGTCGCTCGTATTGCGCGAAGACCGCGGCTTTCTGGCGACGCGCGAGGAGTTCGCCACCTGGGCGCGCGGGCGCAAGGAACATCGCATGGAGTGGTTCTACCGTGAGATGCGGCGCAAGCACAACATTCTCATGGAGCCCGACGGCACGCCCAGCGGCGGCGACTGGAACTTCGACGCCGACAACCGCAAGCCGTGGCCCAAGGGACGGGAGGTGCCACCACTCTGGCGCACCGAGCCCGACGCCATCACACGCGAACAGATGGAACGCGTACGTGGCTGGTCGAACCGTTGGGGCACGGTAGACACCTTCGCACTGCCCGTCTCACGCGCCGACGCCAAGGCGTGGCTGGAACGGTTCATCGTCGAACGATTGCCCGAGTTTGGCCCGTACGAAGACGCGCTGGTACACGGCGCGCCCGACTTGCTGCATTCGTCGCTGTCGTCGCTCATCAACGTGGGGCTGCTGCACCCGCTCGAAGTGGTGAAGCGCGCCGAACGTGCGTACCGCGAGGGGCACGTGCCCATCGCCTCCGCCGAAGGCTTCATTCGACAAATACTCGGCTGGCGCGAATACATTCGCGGCATGTACTGGCACCTCATGCCTGGGCTGCGCACCGCCAACGCGCTCAACGCGCCCCTGCCGCTGCCGCAGTGGTTCTGGGCCCCCGATGGCGAGGCGTACAACGGCACCACCGGCGGCGCCTGTGAGATGCGCTGCTTGTCGGACACCATTCGCCAGGTGCGCGACTACGGGCGCACGCACCACATTGGCCGTCTCATGGTGCAGTGCAACTTTGCCACCATGCTCGGCGTGCAGCCGGCCGCGTTGTCGCGCTGGTTCTGGGCCGGCTTTACCGACGCCTACGAATGGGTGGAGCTCCCCAACGTGGCCGGTATGGGCACCTGGGGCGACGGTGGTGCGCTGGCCAGCAAGCCCTACGTAGCCAGTGGTGCGTATGTGAACCGCATGAGCAACTACTGCGGCGGCTGTCGCTACAACGTCAAGCAGCGCACGGGGCCCGATGCCTGTCCCATGAACTTTCTGTACTGGGATTTCATGGACCGCCATCGTGAGCGCTTCGCCAAACACCCGCGCATGCGCATGATGACCAAACATCTCGACGGCATGGACGCCGACGAACTGGTTCAGATCCGTACCCAGGCCCAACAGTTCCGCGAGTCGCTGTCGTACGACGGCTAG
- a CDS encoding RNA polymerase sigma factor, producing MTADSFSDGLVPGSPERDAAFEREALACLPHVARFAQSLTRNASEADDLTQETFLLAYRGYATFQPGGDVKRWLFSICHHAWLRISQRQQRMVLTAEGDDAELETMGAVMGHVAAQRSGIDRFVTSIDLGPAIREAVSQLEPNYRAVVQLVDVDGYAYDEAAAVLEIPVGTVRSRLFRARRLLQEALLEFARDAGVARVPSISRQDQSS from the coding sequence ATGACCGCAGACAGCTTCTCTGACGGGTTGGTGCCTGGCTCGCCTGAACGTGACGCCGCGTTCGAGCGGGAAGCGCTGGCGTGTCTACCGCATGTGGCTCGCTTTGCGCAGTCGCTTACGCGCAACGCGTCGGAAGCGGATGATCTCACCCAGGAAACATTCCTGCTGGCGTACCGCGGCTATGCTACGTTTCAGCCTGGTGGCGATGTGAAGCGCTGGCTGTTCAGCATTTGTCACCATGCGTGGCTGCGCATCTCACAGCGTCAGCAGCGCATGGTACTCACCGCGGAGGGCGATGATGCGGAACTCGAAACGATGGGTGCGGTCATGGGCCACGTGGCCGCGCAGCGCAGCGGGATTGACCGCTTTGTGACCAGCATTGACCTGGGTCCCGCCATTCGGGAGGCGGTGTCCCAGTTGGAACCGAACTACCGGGCTGTGGTGCAGCTGGTCGATGTGGACGGATACGCGTACGACGAAGCCGCCGCCGTGCTGGAGATTCCGGTTGGTACGGTACGGTCCCGTCTGTTCAGAGCCCGTCGGTTGTTGCAGGAGGCTTTACTGGAGTTTGCGCGCGACGCTGGCGTTGCGCGGGTGCCATCCATTTCGCGTCAGGATCAGTCCTCATGA
- a CDS encoding response regulator transcription factor, whose protein sequence is MRILVVEDDPRLQALIARGLREESYAVDTVENGHEAITQAAVNSYDAIVLDVMLPGLDGLQVVQRLRERRIHTPVLMLTARDTVADRIAGLDAGADDYLVKPFDFGELLARLRALLRRPEAVQPMRVQVADLEIDMQAHSVHRSGVALTLTAKEYALLELLARHAGHVVSRADIVAHVWDDNHDPFSNAVEVYVNRLRGKIDREPFTPLLHTRRGAGYILTDTPPV, encoded by the coding sequence ATGCGCATACTCGTCGTTGAAGATGATCCGCGGCTGCAGGCACTCATCGCGCGTGGGCTGCGCGAAGAGTCGTACGCCGTGGACACCGTGGAGAATGGCCACGAGGCCATCACGCAGGCGGCGGTGAACAGCTACGACGCCATTGTGCTGGATGTCATGCTCCCCGGGCTCGATGGACTGCAGGTGGTGCAGCGGTTGCGCGAGCGACGCATTCATACGCCCGTACTCATGCTCACCGCCCGCGACACCGTGGCCGACCGCATTGCCGGGCTCGATGCAGGCGCCGACGATTATCTCGTCAAGCCATTCGATTTTGGTGAACTGCTGGCTCGACTCCGCGCCCTGTTGCGTCGGCCGGAAGCGGTACAGCCCATGCGCGTGCAGGTGGCCGACCTCGAAATCGATATGCAGGCGCACAGCGTGCACCGCAGCGGCGTGGCCCTCACGCTCACCGCCAAGGAATACGCACTGCTGGAGTTGCTGGCGCGACACGCTGGGCACGTGGTGTCGCGGGCGGACATTGTCGCGCATGTCTGGGACGACAATCACGATCCGTTCAGCAACGCCGTAGAGGTGTATGTGAACCGGCTGCGTGGCAAAATCGATCGCGAGCCGTTCACGCCGTTGCTGCACACACGCCGCGGCGCCGGGTATATCCTCACCGACACGCCTCCGGTCTGA
- a CDS encoding zf-HC2 domain-containing protein, with product MNTSSGTPIRAIDCDTTVRRLWDYLDEELESMPYAEVEAHLRDCVHCAEHFSFAQAFLGAVNTSLQQPQEAGSLREQVLQTLKAEGFRAA from the coding sequence ATGAATACATCATCCGGTACGCCCATTCGTGCCATCGACTGCGACACCACTGTGCGTCGGCTCTGGGATTATCTCGATGAAGAACTCGAGAGCATGCCGTACGCCGAGGTGGAGGCGCATCTGCGCGACTGCGTGCACTGCGCCGAGCACTTTTCGTTCGCGCAGGCGTTCCTGGGGGCGGTGAATACGTCGCTGCAGCAGCCACAAGAAGCCGGTTCGCTGCGTGAGCAGGTACTGCAGACGCTCAAAGCCGAGGGGTTCCGGGCGGCGTGA
- a CDS encoding ATP-binding protein — protein MTTPVRMSILLRFTLWNASVVALILVTFAAAGWFTFERVVQQRAATVVRESARAVAGAILAERRAAAARGEVESVRGEHEQAVLRELRVGDLDIIITDEAEQLMAAQSDVVLPAAVRTLMAEVRAARDAGRLTDSAVVVRPVTLPAGPARAALLRIEPEANDEEEPALLITAIRPDMDDLQLLRQVRTTIFFAIPMALLVSIVAGFLLARRSLAPLEAIVSRTASITAQNLDSRLKVVNPHDELGRLAQIINDLLGRVDDAFRTQRQFVADASHELRTPIAIIRGEADVTLRRAERSPQEYRESLGVIHEESIRLSRIVDDLFLLARVDAAGHAVRREDVNISDLVTDAVRSVRTLADSQQVTLLAAEQPTATVRGDAVLLRRLLLNLLDNALKHAPPGSTVQVQQQRVGNVVHVSVGDQGPGIPADQRERVFERFVHGVQGSGNGGPGAAHSSATGASGVTGTGAGLGLAIAQAIAHAHEGQITLLDAPLGATFDVALPLLPVSGDAV, from the coding sequence ATGACGACCCCGGTGCGCATGTCCATCCTGCTGCGCTTCACGCTCTGGAACGCGAGTGTGGTGGCGCTCATACTCGTCACCTTCGCGGCGGCGGGGTGGTTCACGTTCGAGCGCGTGGTGCAGCAGCGGGCCGCCACGGTGGTCCGTGAATCGGCACGGGCTGTTGCGGGAGCCATTCTCGCCGAGCGGCGCGCCGCGGCCGCACGTGGTGAAGTGGAATCGGTGCGCGGTGAACATGAGCAAGCCGTCCTGCGCGAACTGCGCGTGGGCGACCTCGACATCATCATTACCGACGAGGCCGAGCAACTCATGGCCGCGCAGTCGGATGTTGTCTTGCCCGCGGCGGTGCGCACTCTCATGGCCGAGGTCCGTGCCGCGCGCGACGCGGGTCGGCTGACCGACTCGGCGGTGGTGGTACGTCCGGTGACACTGCCAGCGGGCCCGGCACGCGCCGCCCTGCTGCGCATTGAGCCGGAAGCAAATGACGAAGAAGAACCGGCGTTGCTCATTACCGCCATTCGTCCGGATATGGACGACCTCCAGCTGCTTCGGCAGGTGCGGACGACCATCTTCTTTGCCATTCCCATGGCCCTGCTGGTGTCGATCGTAGCCGGATTTCTGCTGGCGCGGCGTAGTCTGGCGCCGCTGGAAGCCATTGTGAGTCGCACGGCGTCCATTACCGCGCAGAATCTCGACAGCCGACTGAAGGTGGTGAATCCGCACGACGAGCTTGGCCGTCTCGCGCAGATCATCAATGACCTGCTGGGGCGCGTGGACGATGCGTTTCGCACCCAGCGGCAGTTTGTGGCCGACGCGTCGCACGAGTTGCGCACACCCATTGCCATCATTCGCGGCGAAGCCGACGTGACGCTCCGGCGGGCCGAGCGGTCGCCGCAGGAGTATCGTGAATCACTTGGCGTCATTCACGAGGAGTCCATTCGACTTTCGCGCATTGTGGACGACCTGTTCCTCCTGGCCCGTGTGGATGCCGCCGGTCACGCCGTACGCCGCGAAGATGTAAACATCTCCGACCTGGTGACGGATGCGGTGCGCAGCGTGCGTACCCTCGCCGATTCGCAGCAGGTGACGCTGCTGGCAGCGGAACAGCCCACGGCAACCGTGCGCGGCGACGCCGTCTTGCTGCGCCGGCTGCTGCTGAATCTGCTGGACAACGCGCTCAAGCATGCGCCCCCGGGAAGTACCGTGCAGGTGCAGCAACAGCGGGTGGGGAACGTCGTGCATGTCTCCGTGGGCGATCAGGGACCCGGTATCCCGGCCGACCAACGGGAGCGGGTCTTTGAGCGTTTTGTGCATGGTGTTCAGGGCAGCGGAAACGGTGGCCCCGGGGCGGCACACAGCTCGGCCACTGGTGCTTCCGGTGTGACCGGTACCGGCGCCGGACTCGGGCTCGCCATTGCGCAGGCCATTGCCCACGCTCACGAGGGACAGATCACGTTGCTCGATGCACCGCTGGGTGCCACGTTTGATGTCGCGTTGCCGCTCCTTCCCGTTTCCGGAGATGCTGTATGA